The sequence below is a genomic window from Equus caballus isolate H_3958 breed thoroughbred chromosome 11, TB-T2T, whole genome shotgun sequence.
ggtcCTGCCAAGTGTAGAAATGTTTCTGGGAACAGAGCTGTCATTTTCAAAGATGAATGTCTCTCTCTCCAGAGCCTCAGCTCAAAGGCATCGTCACCAAACTGTTCTGCCGCCAGGGTTTCTACCTCCAGGCGAATCCCGACGGGAGCATCCAGGGCACCCCAGAGGACACCAGCTCTTTCAGTGAGACGGGAAGCCAGCGGCTGGGTGGGAAGGGGGAGATGGGGCTAGGAGATGACAATCCTATTCCCTTTCAGGTTCTGTTGTTTTCATTCTGACTCTTTGACCCCCAAGGGAGGAGGTGGAGCTGAGATGGGGGCAGCTCAGATGAGGGTTCGAGGCCTGGGGTACTGAcaccctctctctccacccccagcccactTCAACCTGATCCCAGTGGGGCTCCGCGTGGTCACCATCCAGAGTGCCAAGCTGGGTCACTACATGGCTATGAACGCTGAGGGACTGCTCTACAGCTCGGTGAGACAGTGAGGctgagtggcctggggtttggggaCTCCCCTAGCTACAACCTTCTCAACTACAAATATTTTGTAGTTCAGGACTCCCTCTCCCTCTAGCTCTTGCTGATGTCCTGTCATCACTGCTCACTTCAGAGCACCTCCTCTAGGGTCCCTCCAATCCATACTCCTTACACAGCCCCCCAAGTACTCCCAGGCTCTTTGAATGTCGAACTCTTTCAGCCTTTGAGGGCTCCCATTTCTCATCCTAACTCCTCTAGACTCATTATTACTCACTTCCCCAGATTCATTCAGGATAGGGGATGGTGGAGGTTGGGAGTAAGTGGAGAGAAGGCATCTTCTTATTCCAGGGCTCCCAAAAGACTAGTTCCTGACCCTCAGAGGCCTGCCTCATCCTCTCTTTCTCCCAGTTTCTGCATGGGCTCAGAAGTTGGCCCTCTCAACCTGAAATATATGGATTATACCCTGGCTTGTTCTTCCTAGGGCTCCCTTCTGTCCAGTGATGtgtctttttgtctctctgtctgtgtgtgcCTTCCTGGGTCTTTGTCTCCTCAGCCACATTTCACAGCTGAGTGTCGCTTTAAGGAGTGCGTCTTTGAGAATTACTATGTCCTGTACGCCTCTGCTCTCTATCGCCAGCGTTCTGGCCGGGCCTGGTACCTGGGCCTGGACAAGGAGGGTCGAGTCATGAAGGGAAATCGAGTCAAGAAGACCAAGGCAGCTGCCCACTTTGTGCCCAAGCTGCTGGAGGGTGAGTATGGACTCAAGAAAAGGTGGGCCGCATGGGAGGGTATTGACCTTGACATGGATATTTAGCTCAGGGGCTACAAGTGTTAAGAGGACACCTGCTATGACAGGTCAAGCCAGGAAGCTTTGGCATTTGGGGGTTTGGGGAGCTCTCCTCTTGTGGGCTGGGGTTCCCAGAGGATAAGTGTAGGAGAGGGGAGCCCTTTCAGAGCTCTAATCCTACCTAGCTCTCTCTGTGCCTAactctccttcctgctcctctctctccccttcacaGTGGCCATGTACCGGGAGCCTTCTCTCCACAGTGTCCCTGAGACCTCCCCTTCCAGTCCCCCTGCCCTTTGAAATGTAGTCCCTGGACTGGAGGCTCCCTGCACTTGCACTGAGCCAGCCACCACCACCTGCTCCTGGCCCTGCTCTCGCCTCTGCTGCCACACTTATGCCCTGAGCAGCCAGGTCCCACCAGGTGCTCTAACCTGAGGGAGCCTAGGGGCTGACTGTGACTTCCAGGGCTGCTGAGGCCTAGATCTTTGGGCCCAGGAGGGGGTCAGAGAGGGAGATGTCTGAAAATGGTCCTGGCTGATCACTTCTTTCCTTCCACAATCACATACCCCCAAAGCCTTTTCCCCAGAGGGCACTGGGGGTTACAAAACTGACAGAACCAGGGCATAAATACTCCTCTCCCCAGGCTCAGCCAGTTCCTAGAGCCCTATGCCCTTTTCATTGCCACTGAGCCGTAGATTTATAGGTCCACTGGAGATCAGGAttagtttccttctttccttactCCACCTTCTGCCTTGTTCTGGACAGGTTCTGGAACACCAGGCATCCCAGCCAGGGCCATTCCTGCACTAAGGCTCTGTGCTGGAACGCAGGCATgctgccaggctctgttctggaTCCATCAGTCTTCTGTCCTTGACCCAGATGGATCCATAGTTTCCAAGTAGAAAGAGGCTGGAGTTGAGCCCTGTCCAGCTGCTGGCCTTGGCCTGACTGGGACCAGTCTCAGATCACCACAGTTTTAACTTTCTTATCCCAGAGACACCCAATTCTAGAGCATGGAGTTCTAGACACACATGGAGCCATATTTCcttttgaatctcagctctagGACATAGACCACGACTCTCAGCCCTTCCCCTCAGGATGGAACTGGGGCCTATATAGCCATATTATTGCTCTAGAGTAAGTTCTAGACCCACCCTCCCACCTTCTCTAGTGATACCTGTTAAGGATGAGCTCTGGAAAGGACCCAGCTATGATTTATAAAGAACTAAGTAAAGGATGGAACAAAAATCACTTCTTGTTTTTCCTAGATGATTTTCTGAAAATTGTAGTCTTCCTGTAGAATGCTAACCTTATTTTTACATGTAGTTTCTAGCTCCTGCAACTCAGCTGGGGTCCTGCCAGGGAAACAGAGtctgaggaagggcagaggagTTTTGGAAGGAATCTCTGGCTCATAGTCTGGAAGCTAGGATGGGAAAGGGGCCAAAACCATGGCATGACTGGACCTGTGCTTGGGTTGGGGGCACGTGAACACTTAGCTACCTCAGCAGGAATTCCTCCAGGTCCCCTTTAAAGCTGAGGTCTTTAGGATAACGGGTCTAGACTAAAAAGTACAATGGGACATAGCCttgacccccccccccagtgAAGAGACCCCAATTCAGCAATAAGTCCCACCCTTCTTGTGCTCTAGACCTCATACACCCCAAGAGCTTCTAACTGAATAGAACCTGCTTTACCTTACAGCTTATAACCTCAGCTGGGTTTTAGGTACCCAAAAAGGGCCTGACTAGATTTTTCTGAAAAACGCAGAGAGCTAGGGGCAGGCCCGAAAAAGACCTGGAAGACACCAGTGAACTATGAGGGAGACTGAGTGGCCTCATCCTGGACAGGGTAGACTGAGGGGGCCCCAAAGGGAGGGGCTAGGGTTCCGAGGCAGGTCACTTTTCCTCAGGCTCCTTCTACTTCCGGCTTGTTGCAAGAGGGGTTGATGCTCCCCTCACTCACACAGACCCCGCTCTGGCTCCATTCATCTCCTGGCTCTGCTCCCAGGGGACCGGGTCTCCACTCCATGCTTTCTCAATTAAAAACGATTTATACAACTGAAGTGTTGTCTGTCATCTGTAGGTCTCAGGCGTTGGCAGTTGCTCTGGGCGGGACTAAGTCCCAGGGGCGGGGCGGGTGGGCTGGCTGCTGCCCCCCAGCAACAGGTGCACATTCTTGGGCGCCTCGTCACTTCCCCTGAGCTGGCGGTCTCTGCGGCTCACCGAGCGAACTCACTGAGCTACGCGGCTGGGCTATGACCCCaggggtgctgctgctgctgctgggggcgCTGGGGGCGCCGCTCGTCCCGGGTAAGTCTGGGCCTCAAAGGGGCAGTGACAGAGCCAGAGGTCGTGGCCGGGCACCATGGCTTCACTTAGCGCTCTCCTCCTCCAGGCGCCCGCGGATCGGAGGCAGAGGGCCGACTCCGCGAGAAACTTTTCTCGGGCTATGATAGCTCGGTGCGGCCAGCGCGGGAGGTGGGAGACCGCGTCGGGGTCAGCATTGGTCTCAGCCTGGCGCAACTCATCAGCCTGGTGAGGGTGCAAGCCTGGGGCTGAGGTCCCGCCCACTGACCGGCTGGGGGCGTGGCCCTAGGCGAGGCAGGGCCCAGGGACGGCTGGGGGCGGGCCCTGGGACGAGGCCAGGCCGAGAGACAGACGGGCTGTTAGCAGAGATTGTAGCGAACTTGGACCAATTGCCCAGCTGTGAGGGTGACGCTGGACAGGCCACGGGTAGAGCAAGGTAGGGTGAGGAACGGGCCTGTGGGCGGATCTTGAAGTGGAACTGGGGATGGACAGGCGGGGGAGCGGACATTGAGGCGGGGTCACAGGCTGGGGCGGAGCCTGTGCCGGACAGCGTCAATGAACAACAGCCGGCGGACCTTCAAAGTTGGGTGAATTACGAGCTGTAGGTGGGGCCCGGGACCTAGCCAAGCGGAGGGCCGGCGAGGATGCTAGACGAATTGGCTGGCAGTAGAGACCGCAGGATGTTTCTGAGATAGAGGCGGAGCTTAAACTAACGCAGCTTCCAGGAGGTAGGGCCTGGACCCAGGAGAGGAGGACTCGGAAAAAGGGAGGAGTTTCCAGGGAGCGCTTGACCCGCAGAGCCTCTCCTTTCTCTACACTTACATCACCTCTACCCTTTAAACTTTTCCCTTCTAGAACGAGAAGGATGAGGAGATGAGCACAAAGGTGTACTTAGACCTGGTACGGTGACCCCCGCGGGTGGGAAAGGGCGTCCCGCTGTCTTTACAATTTCCTCAAATGTCTCGCCCAGTGAATATTTTTTTGCATCCCGACCTCAGAAACGTTTATAACTGAAACAGAAGCTTCAGGACACAATACTTAACTACGGGAGTTCCACTACAaacattttttattctaattttttttacacTGGTTTGGGGCCACTAATTTGATTCTCGCCTCACTAAAGGGTCGCGAACTgtagtttgaaaaccactgttttaGAGGCCAGCTAGTGcaacctcctcattttacagactgAAAAACTGGGGACCGGTGTGAGGGAAGGGGAAATTAGCTGATGGGGTCCCAGCGAGTGCAGGTGAAGCCAGAATCAGAACCCCGGCCTTGAGAACCACAGCCCCCGCCTGCGCAGCTCTCCCTGCCCGGGCTTCCATCGGCTATCCCAAGTCCCCTCTCAGCCTCCACCCCGGGACAGCccctcagcctctgcttctctAGGAGTGGACTGACTACAGGCTGAGCTGGGACCCTGCAGAGCACGAGGGCATCGATTCACTCCGCATCACTGCAGAATCCGTATGGCTACCAGATGTGGTGCTCCTAAACAAGTAGGATCTTCCCAAAGACAGGGAGGTGGGCGGGGGCCtccggaggggcggggcctccggAGGGCGGGGCCTGATCCTAGACGATAAGCTTCCTTCCCTGCAGCAACGACGGAAATTTTGACGTTGCTCTGGACATAAACGTCGTGGTGTCCTCCGATGGCTCCGTGCGCTGGCAACCCCCGGGCATCTATCGAAGCAGCTGCAGCATCCAGGTCTTTAAGCTCAGCCCACGAGGCTCAAGGGGCTCTCAGAAAACCGCCCTTTCCTCAGACATCCTTACTCCCCAGAGTCTCCCATCCCTCCTCCATTATCCCCCATGACCCTCACACCTCCCTCGCCCTCCTGATCAGTTGTTTCATCTTCTCTGTCCGCTTTCCTTGGcttccagtcttcctcagtgaccCTCCTCCATTCCCCATGGCCTCCCCTAATAACCTTCCCATTCCTCTGTGACCCCACTTCCCTGTGACCTCCCCTGGTGGTCCCTATGTCCCTGATGCCCCATCTCCTCTAACCCCTATCTGCCCTGTGACCTCCCCAACTCCCCCAGCCCCGACTAGTTCTCTGGCAGCTCGAGTGATTCCCCACTCCATCCAGGTCACCTACTTCCCCTTTGACTGGCAGAACTGTACCATGGTGTTCAGTTCCTATAGCTATGACAGCTCAGAGGTCAGCCTGCAGACTGGCTCGGGTCCCAATGCGCAGGAGCAGCAGGAAGTGCACATTCACGAAGGTACCTTCATTGGTGAGTGGGCATGGCTCCCACGGCCATGGGCTTTATGATTTCCAGTTTCTAATAGGCTGATAAATATACTCCATCAGTCATGCCCAAAACAACACCGTGGGGTCAACAAGATAGGTATGACTATCTACATTTTTCAGATATGGAAATTGAGACATTCAATATTATTAGAGATAGGCTGCCCAGCTCAGGGTCCACAGCTAGCCCCTTATCACATCAGCCCCCTCTGCTCTAGGATATGGCAGAGAACGCCATATCTGGCACCGACAAGGACAGGTCCACATCTGTATCTCCTTCTtctgctcttcttccttttccccaccAAGAGAATGGCCAATGGGAGATAATCCACAAACCTTCTCGGCTAATCCAGCATCCGGTGGATCCTCGGGGAGGGGGGGAAGGACAGCGTGAAGAAGTCACCTTCTACCTCATCATTCGCCGGAAGCCTCTCTTCTACCTGGTCAACGTCATTGCCCCATGTATCCTCATCACTCTCCTGGCCATCTTCGTTTTCTACCTGCCACCAGATGCAGGTAAGTGGGCAAGgggcccctgccctccttcttgcctcttcctcttcACCCACAATCCAGGCAAGGTTTTCCTGCCAACTCAAGCCAACATGGATTGTGCTTCAGCTATCTCAGCCAGGTTTTCCCTTCAACCAGAGCTTAGGGTCTGGATCCAGGTTTTCCCTCCAGCCTCAGGCTCTGCCTCCCCTCTGCAGCCCACTTCTCGACACCCAGTAACTTCTGAATTCTTCCCTTCAGAATCCTAGGATCTCATCCTTGGAACTGccattcattttacaaagaaattccCGGGCTtagacttttcttttcctccttcctggctTCTTCCCTCTTCGACTTTTCAGACACCAACTAGTCCCTTAATCTCCTATCTCTCTTGGaaataatagccaacatttcTCTAGGAGATAGCATAATGTAGTAACAGTGTAACCCTGGGTAAATTTCTTAATCTCTAtgtcctcagtttcctgatctggaAAGCTCTACTGCATAGGATTGTCCCTACTGCATaggattattttgaggattaactgagttaatAAAACTATGCCTAGTACTCAGTAAATTCTATGTAAGTGTTGCTATTGTCTTTGCTATTTTTGAGCACTTGCTATAAGGTAATACAATTAACATGTTACATATATGAACTCAATTCTAACCTTTAtgacaactctgtgaggtaaatACTGAATTGTCTTtccgttttacagaggaggataAAAAGGCTGAGAGCGTTTAAGTCGTTTGTCTGACATTACACAGTTAGAGAGAGGCAGTGTTGCTATTCCAACCCTGGTTAGTGCCAGTCTGATTCAGAGACCAATATGATATCCTTAACTCTGGTATTCAAaacatgttttccttctctctggacTCAAGTCCTCTCTCCGTCTAGGGAAGGAGAGGGATGCAGCTCTAGAACACACTTCCAAATGTAGCTTCTACTTTCTCCTGGAGCAAGGCAAATCTTGGAACCCAATGTTATGGGACTAAAGAAGAGCAGActataaaagttatttatttcaaTCCTTTCCATGAAGTTTGATGGGCCTGTTGTATGCCACAGGAATAATCAGCCACTTGGCATAtgcttatatattttctttcatttttacatcGCTCAAATTGCTATGTAGTTCCTGGAAACGCTACAGTGGTTGGTCCATTCATTCATGCAGCTATATTTGTTGAACATCTATAATGTGCAAAGCACTGGGAATACATTGgtgaataaaagagacaaaaaatcCCTGCTTTCATGGAATTTACATCCTAGTAGGGGAGACAgtcaataaacataataaataaatccatTAGATAGTATATTAGAAGAGGACAAGTCctaaggaggaaaataaagtaGGAAAAGGGGTTGAGGAGGATGAGAATGGGGGTAGAGGTTgcactttaaaaatagaatggcCAGTGAGTATCTCAATAAAAAGGGAATATTTGCTCAATTTTTAAacaagacttgaaggaggtgagagaatgACCCTGACAGATATCTGGGGGGAGAATGTACCAAGAGTTAACAGtgaatgcaaaggccctgagatgagAGTGAGTGTGCCTTGCATATTTCAAGAAATAGCCAATGTAACTGAAtgaagcaagagagaaaacagtAGGAGATGAAGTTGGAGAGCTAATGGGAAGGCCTCATAGACCATaataaggactttggcttttatgtTAAAggagatgggaagccactggaaggtTTTAGAAGAGGAGTGttatgatctgatttacattgtAACAGGATCAATCTGGCTGCTCTGTTGAGAACAGTCAGCAGCAAGGCAAAGGATGAAGCAAAGAGGAGGCCTTTATAATAAGTCAGACCTGAGGTAACGGTGGTTTGTACCATGTGGTAGTGGTAGATGTGATAAGTCATCAGTttcaggatatattttgaaggtagagccaatagGGTTTCCTATGGATTGCATacggaatgagagagagaggagagttgAGAATGACTCAAAAGATTTGGCCTGAGCCACAGGAAAGATGGAATTGTCATATCTGAAATGGGGAAGACTATGGGAGGAGTTGGTGGTGAGGGAATTAGGTTTcagacatgttaagtttgagaagTCTATTGGACATCGAAGTGGAGAGGTTAACTGGGCAGTTGGATATAAGTCTAGAGTTTAGGGGAGTAAGTTCATGCTTGAGGTATAAATGTAGGAGTCATTTGCATGCAGTTGGCCCTTCCAAAAGCCTGTCCTTGAA
It includes:
- the FGF11 gene encoding fibroblast growth factor 11 isoform X2, translated to MAALASSLIRQKREVREPGGSRPVSAQRRVCPRGTKSLCQKQLLILLSKVRLCGGRPARPDRGLEPQLKGIVTKLFCRQGFYLQANPDGSIQGTPEDTSSFTHFNLIPVGLRVVTIQSAKLGHYMAMNAEGLLYSSRSGRAWYLGLDKEGRVMKGNRVKKTKAAAHFVPKLLEVAMYREPSLHSVPETSPSSPPAL
- the CHRNB1 gene encoding acetylcholine receptor subunit beta isoform X1, which codes for MTPGVLLLLLGALGAPLVPGARGSEAEGRLREKLFSGYDSSVRPAREVGDRVGVSIGLSLAQLISLNEKDEEMSTKVYLDLEWTDYRLSWDPAEHEGIDSLRITAESVWLPDVVLLNNNDGNFDVALDINVVVSSDGSVRWQPPGIYRSSCSIQVTYFPFDWQNCTMVFSSYSYDSSEVSLQTGSGPNAQEQQEVHIHEGTFIENGQWEIIHKPSRLIQHPVDPRGGGEGQREEVTFYLIIRRKPLFYLVNVIAPCILITLLAIFVFYLPPDAGEKMGLSIFALLTLTVFLLLLADKVPETSLSVPIIIKYLMFTMVLVTFSVILSVVVLNLHHRSPHTHQMPPWVHQIFIQKLPLYLGLKRPKPERDQMRKLPPVAPRDSPGSGWGRGTDEYFIRKPPSDFLFPKPNRFQPDLPAPDLRRFTDGPSRAVGLPPELREVVSSISYIARQLQEQEDHDALKEDWQFVAMVVDRLFLWTFIIFTSVGTLVIFLDATYHLPPPDPFP
- the CHRNB1 gene encoding acetylcholine receptor subunit beta isoform X2, yielding MTPGVLLLLLGALGAPLVPGARGSEAEGRLREKLFSGYDSSVRPAREVGDRVGVSIGLSLAQLISLNEKDEEMSTKVYLDLEWTDYRLSWDPAEHEGIDSLRITAESVWLPDVVLLNNNDGNFDVALDINVVVSSDGSVRWQPPGIYRSSCSIQNCTMVFSSYSYDSSEVSLQTGSGPNAQEQQEVHIHEGTFIENGQWEIIHKPSRLIQHPVDPRGGGEGQREEVTFYLIIRRKPLFYLVNVIAPCILITLLAIFVFYLPPDAGEKMGLSIFALLTLTVFLLLLADKVPETSLSVPIIIKYLMFTMVLVTFSVILSVVVLNLHHRSPHTHQMPPWVHQIFIQKLPLYLGLKRPKPERDQMRKLPPVAPRDSPGSGWGRGTDEYFIRKPPSDFLFPKPNRFQPDLPAPDLRRFTDGPSRAVGLPPELREVVSSISYIARQLQEQEDHDALKEDWQFVAMVVDRLFLWTFIIFTSVGTLVIFLDATYHLPPPDPFP
- the FGF11 gene encoding fibroblast growth factor 11 isoform X1, which encodes MAALASSLIRQKREVREPGGSRPVSAQRRVCPRGTKSLCQKQLLILLSKVRLCGGRPARPDRGLEPQLKGIVTKLFCRQGFYLQANPDGSIQGTPEDTSSFTHFNLIPVGLRVVTIQSAKLGHYMAMNAEGLLYSSPHFTAECRFKECVFENYYVLYASALYRQRSGRAWYLGLDKEGRVMKGNRVKKTKAAAHFVPKLLEVAMYREPSLHSVPETSPSSPPAL